From Glycine soja cultivar W05 chromosome 4, ASM419377v2, whole genome shotgun sequence, the proteins below share one genomic window:
- the LOC114408719 gene encoding uncharacterized acetyltransferase At3g50280-like, with protein MTTTPVVQRISECFVKPHGLTQVSNQICHLTQWDIVMLSMHYIQKGLLFKKPTPLVDQHDFIENLLEKLKHSLSLTLSHFYPLAGRFVTHKTQDPPSYAVSVDSKNSDGARFIYATLDMTISDILSPVDVPLVVQSLFDHHKAVNHDGHSMPLLSIQVTELVDGVFLGCSMNHAVGDGTSYWNFFNTWSQIFQSQAKGHETDVPISHQPILSRWFPNDCAPPINLPFKHHDEFISRFEAPLMRERVFHFSAESIAKLKAKANMESDTTKISSFQSLSALVWRSITRACSLPYEQRTSCRLTANNRTRMEPPLPQEYFGNSVSRVSAETTVGELLENNLGWAAWKLHLAVTNHNDRVVLQSLKEWLQSPLIYQLGQPMDPYVVLISSSPRFNMYGNEFGMGKAVAVRSGYANKFDGKVTSYPGREGGGSIDLEVGLLPHIMSALESDEEFMNVVSVSNPLC; from the coding sequence ATGACTACTACCCCTGTTGTTCAACGCATTTCAGAATGCTTCGTCAAACCACATGGTTTAACCCAAGTGTCAAACCAAATATGTCATTTAACACAATGGGATATTGTTATGTTGTCTATGCACTATATCCAGAAGGGTCTACTCTTCAAGAAACCCACACCTCTTGTTGATCAACATGATTTCATAGAGAATCTCTTGGAGAAGCTCAAacactctctttctctcactCTCTCCCATTTCTATCCTTTGGCTGGCCGATTTGTCACCCACAAAACACAAGACCCTCCTTCTTATGCTGTTTCTGTTGATTCCAAAAACAGTGATGGAGCCAGATTCATCTATGCAACTCTGGATATGACCATATCTGACATCCTCTCTCCCGTTGACGTCCCACTCGTTGTTCAGTCATTGTTTGACCACCACAAAGCAGTCAACCATGATGGTCACTCCATGCCCCTGTTGTCCATCCAAGTCACTGAACTAGTTGATGGTGTTTTCTTAGGTTGTTCCATGAACCACGCTGTCGGTGATGGCACCTCTTATTGGAATTTCTTCAATACATGGTCTCAGATCTTTCAATCTCAAGCTAAAGGGCACGAAACTGATGTTCCCATTTCACACCAACCTATTCTCAGCCGCTGGTTTCCGAATGATTGTGCTCCACCAATAAATCTTCCTTTCAAACATCATGACGAGTTTATCAGCAGATTTGAAGCACCCTTGATGAGGGAGAGAGTCTTCCACTTCTCAGCAGAGTCTATTGCAAAACTGAAAGCAAAGGCCAACATGGAATCCGATACCACAAAAATCTCTTCATTCCAGTCACTATCAGCACTTGTTTGGAGATCCATAACTCGTGCATGCTCCCTACCATATGAGCAAAGAACAAGTTGCAGGTTAACCGCAAACAATCGAACAAGAATGGAACCACCTCTGCCTCAGGAATACTTTGGAAACTCAGTGAGTAGGGTGAGTGCAGAAACAACAGTAGGGGAATTACTTGAGAACAATCTAGGATGGGCTGCATGGAAGTTGCACCTGGCTGTTACAAACCATAACGACAGAGTAGTTCTGCAATCACTCAAAGAGTGGTTACAGTCTCCTTTAATCTATCAACTTGGTCAGCCCATGGACCCGTACGTTGTGTTGATAAGTAGCTCGCCCAGGTTCAACATGTATGGGAACGAGTTTGGAATGGGGAAAGCTGTAGCAGTTAGAAGTGGTTATGCCAACAAATTTGATGGGAAAGTGACATCATACCCAGGTCGTGAAGGAGGGGGAAGCATCGATTTGGAAGTGGGCCTTTTACCTCATATAATGAGCGCTCTGGAATCTGATGAGGAGTTTATGAATGTTGTCTCGGTTTCCAATCCCTTATGCTAG